cttaattttttttatttttttttaaataaactttgttaaattaatattaaatattggGTTAATTTATGGACTAACCATATATCGCATGTAAATTAAGTAACTAGTTTGATTTTGACGTATTGTAATGTCAAGTATTTAACACATAATTTATCCGGTTCTGCCTTTTTCCCATAACAGGTTACCAGTTATAAGTGACATAGTACATGACATCGTTGGTTTTGTGGCGTTACGagaatcatatgttagtgagtgATGTATACTTACTATTCTATATACGCAAAATAAAATGGAATATACAAAGGATCacaaaaaaggtaaaatagGATAGAGAGGATTATACAAATTTTGTAATGTTTATATACTAACATTGAATTACCTACTGCTTTGTCAGAGTGAACCTAAACAATCCATACTAAACTCAAATCCATTgatcactaaacccaaaaccactgatcactaaacccaaaatgaaaatataaactcCAATCCAAATATCAAAACATGGAAATAATACAATATTCTATTCCATTCTACATGGTTCACATTGTATAGACAAACTGTTAAAGTAAGTGAAAGTATGGGATGGAGACGACGTCAGTAGGTGTGAGAGTACGACTTAATCAATGGAATAAATGACCAAGACTTATTAACAAATTTGACAAATGAAAGAATTCCAAGAAGCCACATAATAAGTGTAATTACTAAAGATAATTTTACTCTATTAAGGAAAACGAGTGGTGTCAAAGTAAAATCCATAGCAGTTCATGTTCCATGCTACATGGAGCACATAGAATAGAAATCTGGAAAAGTAGTTACCAATGTGCACGAATTAACGAGAGATGACGTAATCTAAACAATCcatactaaacccaaaaccactgatcactaaacccaaaataaaaatataaaccccaatccaaatatcaaaacatgaaaataatacaatattttgttccattctacaTGGTTCAAATAGAATAGACAAACTATTAAAGTAGGTGAAGATATATGATGGAGACTATATCACCATGTGTGAGAGAGTACAGAGAGTACGACTTAATCGATGGAATAAATGACCAAGACTTATGAATAGATTTGGCATATGAAAGAATTCCAAGAAACCACGTAATAAGGTGTaattactaaaaataattttactatgTTAAGAAAAACGAGTGGTGTCAAAGTAAAACCTGTAGTAGTTCATATTTCATGCTACATGGAGCACATAGATTAGAAATCTAGAAAAGTAGTTACCAATGTGTACGAATTAATGAGAGATGATGTCACCTTATAGGAGACCAGATGACATAGCTGATAGAATAAATGGCCAAGAGTGTTTCACGCGTAACTTGATagtaaaatgattaaaaaaaaatttcaataagtTGCACCGGTTAACTTCAAGGGCATAAAtgtattattacataaaatagaATGTGTATATTGAATAACTAGGTATTTGGCTATGAACCTAATTATGCTTTTTTTCTTGGTCATACAATCCAATTTCCCTTAAATATTTGAAAGATTTTGGAAAAACTTTGCATAAAATAAAGCTCtgagttttcaaaaatttctcaAATGAGAAACTCTCATTTTTAAGTTCATTATTTTATAGGTGAGATACTCATTAGAGTCTTACTATAATAGACATGACTTTATGTATGAAGACCAAATATAGCATGAATAATTTCATAATCAGAACACTTAGTTCAAATacttatcatttaaaaaatcttAGTATTCAGTAAGCTGTaggtaaaagaaaaacattaatatttgtttaacaAAAACAATGGCAAAGGCACTCGAACAAGAAATAGAACAGATCGGAGGAGTGTATAAGATGGTGCCCAACTGAAATTTATTGGAAGGTATGGGCTACTTACTCTTATTCACAACTGATTAAAGCCTACTAGACTTAAATTTAGAAGTACTGAAGTTTCATTGCGTGATGAAAGTTACATACTCCATAATAGAAAGTAGGGTAGATAGGAATTAACTGAAGTTTCCAAGTGTACATGGTGCCTATGAACCTACTGAAGGACTTTTCTTTGATGTTTATCCAAAACTATAAAAGTATCATTTGATGCGATAGATTTGACAATGcacttctcttattttttttattttttttttcaaaaagtaaCAACAACGTTAATTAGTTGTGTTTATGAGTGCAAACATATTATTACGATCAGAGAATATTAATCCTTCCGTTTtataatagatgatgtttttgaagatttttgttgtttcaaaatagatgatgttctgatattttatattatttttaactttattaaaaattgtgtaaCCAATTAGATGTTGCAATCATTTCTGTAATTGGTCGAAtagtttttgaattatatttttaaaactactttTTAAAGAAAGGTaaatttcttaatctttgtgcactAAATCAAAATATCATGTATTGTGAAACGGAAGAAGTATTAGGAGTTCACCATAGATTCATGACAATGGCATTTACCTATATGGCAAAATGATGTTACGAAGGAGTTTCTGATATcggtaaaatatatttcaacacGCTTGGatagaaactaaaaaaaaacaaaagcgaaTTAGTGTTGAAAATGTATCAAGAAGTTGCTTCGTGAGGTTAGAGAAAGGGAAATTACCACAAATAGCACAtttatagtaccacttttcatgtttaaactaaccacttttaccctacttttaatgaaaggtaaaatacaattatacccttaaagttaactaatctagatttagggtttaaagttgaggggtggggtaggatttttggaatgtgaaatttaggattctaataatatataaataaatacttaaaaaatatttaaaaaattttaaaaaataattttaaacataattttcgtttttcaaaaagaaatttgaaaataaaaataaaaaaaaatcgaaattttttttttataaaaaagttcgaatttgaaaaagcataattcgaaattttttattttttttatttttttattatttttattattttcattatttttttaatgttttttttaaataatgatttattatatatataaataacaagagcataagagtcttttgccacttagtgaagaagatatttttgaaaatgtctctttagtagtggtaaaaatgaaaagtggtaccataaaAGTGGTTAACATGTAATTTTCCCTgcgaaattgccacaaatagcacattcatggtaccacttttcatgtttacactaatcacttttaccctcacttttaatgaatggtaaaatataattatacccttagagttaactaatatagacttatGGTTTAAAGTTGAGGGGTGggatagggtttttggaatgtgaaatttaggattctaataaatatataaataaatacttaaaaaatatttaaaaattttaaaaaataatttcaaacataattttcgtttttcacaaagaaatttgaaaataaaaataaaaaaaagtttcaaaaaaaaaatttcaaaaaaaagttttataaaaagttcgaatttgaaaaagtataattcgaatttttttttattattattttttttatttaaataataatttattatatatataaattacaatggcataagagtcttttgccacttattgaagaagatatttttgaaaatgtctccttaatagtggtaaaaatgaaaagtagtaccttaaaaatagtaaacatgtaattttcccCTTAGAAAAACTAGACTACCATattacttaaaattttataagagtACAAAAACAACAATTACATGACACCGTAACAATGACAATCAccgaaaaacatcaaaaataagTGCAGCACCTGCTTCTactttaaacaaataaaaaaattattttcataacttAAGAAAGAGATGTAAGGTTATTGTGATTAATTatggaaaattaaaaataaaaaaaaacaagtaaaagAAAAGGGAATTCAGATTAAAACACAATCATAATATGATTGAAACAATAGAAATTCAAGTAAATAGTTACAATGTCCGGACGAGCGACATAATACACAACAGTCGACAAAAAAACACATAAGAATAAGTATAACAATGGACGGcctaaaaaatcaaacaaaatatagTACTTACATCgcctaataaaaataaaacattaatatctcattaaaaatacaactacaACAATATGCAATTTAGTCAACTGTATCACTTGGGCTCTCAATATTTTTACATCTTTTTGTCATTAAGTAAACAGACTCATTAATTTAAGACTATGCAAACCAAATAATGATTCACAAAATATAGAATTAACTCTTTGAAACTGAAAATAAATACTAATTCAAGCACTTAAAATTAAATTCTTGGCCCATGTCCTAGTTCCAACGACATTCACTTGTATatgcattttaaattttattcgtTTCTATAGCTTTCATGTTTCATGTTAACTTTTGGTTACTTTGTTGTGTCAAGGAGAGATGTATCTAAATTTTTTGTACAACTAGAGTTCAATACTCAGATTTGCTGTGCGTTAGAGCAGGCGCATTAGAGGATGTAATGGGGTTCATGGGCTCAAGTTCCTAGGCCagaattgatttaaaaaaataaaaaatgattttaattcATTGAACCGATCCTTAGTAGTGAACTTGTATGAAGCGGTTCAGACCACGTGTCAATCAGTCACTGTCTTTTCTTTCCTTCTCCACATCTTCTCCTCGTCTCTTACAGAAGCTGGAGTTCGGTAATAAGTCTAGCTTTAGCTTCCTCCACTCTCTCTCCATCTCCTTCCATTGTTCGTCCTCTTCTCTCCTCTTTCCTCATttcatcagattcaattctTTTTCCTTTCATCTCAATTCTTCTCtgttttttatttctcttttgtAACAATCAGAGGAGAATGGTGGTGGTCTGATAAATTGGACCTTATTCCTTGTGTATGTTTACTGAAATCAATATATCTTGCGATTATAGAGCTCTAatctccatttttttcttatgagGTTCGTTCATATTTGCGATTAtactcttctcttctttgttcTTGATTGCGATGTTTAGTGTTGTTCTAGGGGATTAGCAATTAATTGCCTCTTATCAATAACATTAatgctaatttttttattaataattttaatgttttagctTCATGTTCAAGTCAAGTATCATTATGCTTTTATATTTGCCGTTTCGGGGATAAAGGAGGAGACTTTTAATCCTCTTCTCTAATCATGGCGTCAACATATTGATTACTCTTCCTGGACTGTCCTTTTGCTTTTTGATTCCTTTGGTAACTGTTTGTCGGTTTGTGGACTGTAGATGAGGAttgtttgtctctctctctttttctctggtGATGATACTGTTGTGTTCTTGCATTCGGTGGATGTAGGTTATGTTTTGATGATagagacatttttttttacttacaatGAGTACACCAAGAAACGGCTTTTCCAAGCATCAGAGAGCTGAGAAAGTCTGTGGTCAGAGAGGGCCTAATTGGATCCTAATCGCAGGTGGAGCCTTGTTGAGCACTCTGTCCATTCGCTTTGGCTACAAGCTTAAGCAGTCGCCTCTTTTCAAACCTCCTCATCAGTCTAATGCCTCTCCTGGATTTAAAGGTACTTGCTTTAACTCACTCCGTTGCTGCTTCTTCACGTGTTTTGTATCTTGATGGAAGCTTGTTGTGCAGCCAATGGAACATCTGAGAGGCAAAGATGTTGTTGTTTGCACTCCTCCACCACGTCTTCCTGTGCAAAGAATAATGGTTATTCCTGCTTCCGCTCCGTTCCAGGTCTGTCTTGGAACCATTGCTCAGAGGTTTCATTTTGTATTCATGATTACTGTTTGTTGTAATTGTAGATGCTTTAGCTGTTAACTCTGATGGTCGTTACTTGACGACTAGAGGAGTTGATCGCCATGTTCATAAGGTCTAATTTGTCTCAGCTTTTATGATTATGTGTCTACAGGTCTTTACAGGTCACAGGAACACTGTTTTTTCCCTATGTTTCAGACACAGAACTGCAGAGCTCTACTCTGGTTCATTTGATCGAAGTGTCAAGGCGTGCACTTACGGTTGGGAGAGATAGAATCATGCAACTACACAAGGTAAtatgctgtttttttttgtcttccatTGTTGGAGATGATGTTTAATGCCTGAGACAAGTCGTCCGATTTACCATGCACATCTGCCTCTGACTCTTTGCgttctatataatatatattctgTAGTTTGTGTATTGTGTTACAGGAAGGTAGACAAGGCAGAGAAGCTTGATGGAGGAGAAGGTGGCAAAAGGAGTGAGTCATTAGTGGCGAGGACATTAGGTGTTTAGAGTGGAGAAGGTCCAAGCTCCGGTATGTGACTAGAAGACGGTGACGTTGGAGATAGAACTTTGGCTTTAGAATTTTAGGTGTaggtttaattgttttttaaaaaattagttaagtttGATATACCTGTCATAACTATGTAACcaatttcaatatataaaaaatttaatataaatttgtatttttatattttatatttttttttaatttttaataatgccAATTATTGTATGAATAATCTTTGTATGTTTTTGAATTCTCaatgtattgaataaaattttaatgtcatttttgtgTTATCTATTcttaatgtattgaataaattttttaaaaaattataaaagattattatattttattcatgtattgttaattaattgaaagtttaaaaaaatataaataataatgttttatttctaTGAACTCCTTCTTGAGATTCACTAATGCAAGAACACAATAAATAGAGGTTCAACACTATTTATGGTTCcaccaaaaaatattaaaaaattcttaTGAACCCTAAGAGGGGGTTCACTAATGCTGATGCTCTAAGTATGTCCCTGAACGTAGTTATGACACGTAAATAAAGCAATTATTAGGATGTGAGAAAAATGGACTGAAACCCGtgacatctatctatatatatataaagaaatgtatGTCTCTCTCCTGTAATGCCACGTCATCAAATAGAGGCACCCTAAGCTGACACCTGTCATAGTCAAACACGCTtcgtttaatttttaatttgtgtttatGTGTACTGGGCTTTCGATTTCTGTCCACGCTATGAAACCCAAAGTCGCCTGAAACACAAAGCTTCGCCAATATGCGTTTCGTTGTTTAGGGTTAGAATGTCTTCTGCTCTTAGTCGCGTCATTTAGGGTTCGTCCAAATGAGGCGCGATTCACCATTAGAGAGATTGTGGTGCAGAATCTGTGTCATGAATCCTTCTGCTGATTCTGATCAAGTCCAGTCCTTTCGCCTTCTTTCTATCCATCCAAACTTCGTAGCTTCGAGATTCATCGCATTAAAACATCTTATTAACTCTCTCAGCCACGATCTACACTTAATGTGTGTTAAGATTCGTATAGAGGGTGCTTCCACAATATAAATAGGTATGCTTGGCTCATCTTCAAACCATCTACCAAACGTTTCTTAGCATACTTATTATTTTTGCTATAGCTAACTCGAGAAGGAGGGGAGAGCAGCGAGGATGGAGACGGCGGCAGCGGCGGCGGTTACATCGGGGTCAGAGAAATGGAGATCGGTTTTGACGCCAGAGCAAACCGTGTCCCAGAGATCCGGAGTGAGGCGTGTGGATCTGACGAGGTCGAAGACTAGCTTCTTGCAAACGGCCGACGCTGGAGATGCGACGATCTCCTCCACTGCGGAGTTGGCGATCACCGAAAAGTCTCGTCCGGCGGCGGATTGTTGGAGAGCTTGAAGGAGAGCGGATGATTGGCTAAGGGTGTCATTCGAACGGAGATCAGCCTGGAACTGAGCGAAAAATATATTCATGAATTAACACAAAATGGAGATCCAGGAAGAGGAATCTGATCTGGGAGCTTAGCTGGATATGGGATGAGACATGGAAGAAGAAACAGTGAAAGCTTTCCGACGGTGGTAGGGATGGTGTGATTTGGGCTATGAGGCCCAATAATGTGAATAAACCAAGCCTACCAATTCTGACACATGTGATTTGCGTTTTCTGTTCTGTCTTCTACGGGAATGATCAAAATGTAGGAAATTTTGCTATTCTTTTTCTCGATCAAATTACAAAAAGTGACATACacatatttataatgttttatttaatttatgataaaaagaCATTCTGTGTGTTTGATTGGTTTAccttaaatataatattttattacaggAGTTTGACAGAAAAAGTATAAACAAGATTTGGAATTCTTACCATGGATTATATTAGTACAAGATAAGAGCCCGTTGCAACGCAACGGGTTTGTTTGCTGttttaatttaacaaaaattataaaataataaatcattttattatagttttttttttacatatgttgtttgagatttattttataataaaaaccgttttcacacataagttcaagttaatatttgtattttataatcattttaggtagattaattgttataaactttgtatttaggattagagaaaatattatacttaaatgtttaaactgaacacaacccgaaataataaattaaattaaaagtaaaaaaaatatgaaagtcaAATACACCAATCGAGTCAATGTcaacattatacatgttcttatgtactaaaatttaatatattattaaataaatctttaaaattttattttgttaggattattttttaaaaaggaaaacattatATCTTATAAATCtgctttttatttacaattaaaaaaaattaaatactcttttacaattttgtttaagattttggaaaagaaaaattattgtcatataacctattacaattatcttctcTTTAGAATTTCAGGAAAAAAATTGCTATGAAATAGTTATTTTAGTTattgataataattttaaattataattcgtatcaatactaattttacactTCTTTTTGTTACTAATATTTAGTATCATGTTGATCACCAAAtactctcttaaaaatattatcaaataaatttttacaattctcttttggttaggacttaaaaatatgatactaatttcttttgtttaagattttttttataaaaaaggaaaaaaactatcaaaaattattttccagtTTTTAAGGATTTTAAAAAGGAAGTTATATTACATtatcttttacaattatattttgtctaggatttagaaaaataaaatttctatcaaataattatttccagttaatattaactatttttaaaagttgcattttcaaaaattcgttgttttcaatatcactaatatttttacattttttattattaattaaataattgttactatcatgtttatcattaatttttgaagtaaaaaatactattaaataaaaatttacattcTCTCTTGTcaggatttttttaaaagtaaaaaaaatcttaattggttaagattagaaaataaatttgttttagaaatctctttttttgtagaattttaagaaaaaaagaagttttttgtttacacattcacaatctaagttttttaattgacacatgtcacaatcaatcaggtgaaatatttgaagttaattttggtttttatttttttaacacaaaattattgAAGGTAAAGTTAgttaatcttattatataaagtaagattatttttctattttattttatttagacttttaaaaagaaattaattattttataattattttttcttttagatttttataaaactattttaattttaatataaaaaattctgtttaattatttatttattttgtcttatacatacaaatacATATCCATCATATTCACACAGACATACTCATGTACGATAacaacatcaaaattaaaaattatgttgcatcaagaaattaaaagaaaatctcaggtaatacttttcatgtaaatactattgtgttttgtagaaataatatgtggaagcttaaacctaaatatagatgtgaaatataaatgtagttttttcaaaattcgtttttattatcttattatgtatatttttaatcattatatatttaaacataagtcacaatattagaaagaaaattgttatcaaataatattttgcaattatatattattttgcaattatattttgattagtatttttaaaaaggaaaattactattaaataatatttataattactttttaatagaattcgtttttgttaatatcttattatatatatttttaattatgagataaattaacacatgtcacaatcataaatatataattgtcatgtgtcgcgatcatgttaattagcaactttgaagaaccaagctttatataataagattattGTCGACCCGGCCTACGGGATATGTTATATTGGTAGGGGTTGGTTTGCAACTTGATGTTGTAGTTGGTTTGTTTGTGTAAAATTAAATCGATGGATGgacaattgaaaataaaaatcatgttttttgaattatttttgagattttgttGTTTGGTTTTATTGTTTAATCAAGTGTGCTTTTATCTACTGATTATAATAGATAGCGATTTTGGTTGAGCGAGTGCATTGGTTGAATTTTGGTAACCATTTTTCTGctaaattattttgaattattatacacatttgaaaatatttagtttatttacaataaaaatgactttattttattgttttatacaCGCTAGCGGACATTATTTCATTGTTATTTGAGTTTAGTTATTTTGGTTAATGTGTttcattgtaaaaaaaatattggctTTGATAAGAAGATCGGCTGAAGTAAAGTTTATgaaaaaatttgtttaatgttttgcaGTGAGTATGCAAGATTGCAAATTAAAGGGTGAGCAAGAGATTTTGAGGGTAAGCAAGAGATTTTGGTTAATGTGTTtcattgtaaaaaaatattggcTTCTAGTATCATATAGAAGGTAGATATGAAATGCTGTGATCACATATCCAAAAGCATGGAAACTTAAAGGGTGAGCAAGAGATTTTGAGGATTACTTATGATACGATAGTTATGAAGTTTTGCTAACGTGGTTTCACTTaggaaaagtattttttttgggCTTTTGTTGAGGTGGATGAAGTTAGAAAACAtgcatttttggtttttgttaaaTCATTAAAGGTAAATTGATAAGGAAGATTGTTTCTATCGATGGTgctatataaaattaaatcaaaGTTTTCTATAAATTCTGAAATATTTCATGGAACTGGTCTTTTATACACAACCACTATTTCTGATGAGAAGGATTTATTAGTGTTTGCTTCTAATCGTGCACCGTCTATTAGAAAGGTGTGGCAACAAATTATTCACTTGCTGCTTGATAATACTTAAGTTTGAGCCCAAGAAAATATTGTTAACAAATTTCTTTAAGTGGTAGTTATTTTTCATGGTTGTTTAACATGATTATCAGCTATCACATGTcacacatataaataaaagtaacgTATTCAACTacataaactatataaattctatgataatatctataaattattatgcCCAAGAAAATATTGTTAACAAATTTCTTTAAATGGTAGTTATTTTTCATGGTTGTTTAACATGATTATCAGCTATCACATGTcacacatataaataaaagtaacgTATTCAACTacataaactatataaattctttgataatatctataaattattaagtgCTATATTTTTAACACCATCAACATTATTCATATAGTAAAAACTCTTACAtgccaaataaccaaaaaatgagtaattaaattttttatagagAGAgtagcaagagagagagagagagagagagagagagagagagagagagagagagagagagagagagagagagagagagagagagagagagagagagagagagagagagagagagagagagagagagagagagagagagagagagagagagagagagagagagatctctctctagagagagagagagagagagagagagagagagagagagagagagagagagagagagaggtgtttTGGGTTAGATTTTGTGTCTTTTTATGTATATAGAGAAATGTATTTGACTTGAaatattttctttctatttCATAATTAGCGTCACTTGTAAACTttgcacacatattaaaaaatcatctaaaactctATTTTACCATTTATTCACACACTAAATAAATTTCTCTTTCTAATTAATACATTAAAATAAGAAGGATAAAactaaacttttatttaaaaacttccATTGAAAATACAAAACGACATTCtttatgaaacaaaattaaaatcttaaaacaacaCTATTTTCGAAACGCAGGGAGTAACCAATGTTCAAGAACTCGCTAGGCGTTCCTCATACGctcgggttgggcctagcgtATAATGAGAAAATCAGAGATTATCCGGAAATTAAACGGGAATTATTTTAGGGCATTTATATACATTTAaggttatatattaaatatgtgaaacaataataatgtttattcGTGGTCTAGTGGTTTGCCCACCTTCAAAAGTGGCACAGGACGCAGGTTCGAGGGTAAGTAGAGcctttttcgatttttttggaACTAGGTTTAATTAAAGTTGAAATGACAAAAATACCCTCATCTTCAACCTTCCTACCTGCAATTTTAGAGCCGCTTTTTCACCttttttttacgatttcatGATGCTTTTGGTTGATAAATTG
The Brassica napus cultivar Da-Ae chromosome A1, Da-Ae, whole genome shotgun sequence DNA segment above includes these coding regions:
- the LOC106422108 gene encoding uncharacterized protein LOC106422108 isoform X2 — encoded protein: MSTPRNGFSKHQRAEKVCGQRGPNWILIAGGALLSTLSIRFGYKLKQSPLFKPPHQSNASPGFKANGTSERQRCCCLHSSTTSSCAKNNGYSCFRSVPDALAVNSDGRYLTTRGVDRHVHKEGRQGREA
- the LOC106422108 gene encoding uncharacterized protein LOC106422108 isoform X1, which gives rise to MSTPRNGFSKHQRAEKVCGQRGPNWILIAGGALLSTLSIRFGYKLKQSPLFKPPHQSNASPGFKANGTSERQRCCCLHSSTTSSCAKNNGYSCFRSVPDALAVNSDGRYLTTRGVDRHVHKFVYCVTGR